The DNA segment AAAGCGTATACGGTAGGTGATCAGGGGTCGCTCGTGCACCTCCCCCGGTTTCCCTCCCGTTGCCGACCCGTTCGCCCCACGGCCGGCCTGAACGCCGGAGGCGCCCCCGGCAGCAGCAGCCGGGGATACCGCCGAGACTCCCCGATCCGGATCGTTGCCGGAAACCCCGCGAACCAGGTCGATTATGCGGGCGGACGTATCCTGAAGCGACTGTGGTGGTGGATCGGGCGTCTCAAGCAGAACACTGATGTGATCGCGGGACTGCAGCAGGATATCGATCAGTTCGGGGACAACCTGCATCTTTCCCTGGCGTATCCGGTCCATAAAGGTTTCAAGCTCATGAGTGAAATGCGAGATATGCTGATAACCGAACATCGCACCGGAGCCCTTGATGGTGTGCATAACCCGGAACACCGAGGCTATCGAGGTTGTGTCGGCCGCATCGTTCTCCAGATCCAGCAGAGTCGACTCGAGCGTCTGTAACAGCTCAAGCGCCTCCGCCTTGAAGGTCTCCCGGAACTTATCCTGCATACTTACCGCCTACTGTGGATAAAAGGTATGATCGCAGCTGCTGCCCTTCGGATGGGACCTCCCGACAAAAACCGGCCGAAAGCAGAGCTATCTCCAGCGGCGCGGTCACCGCCCCGGAAAACTCAACCTGCAGATTGTGCTGTCTGCCCCACTGCAGTACGGCAGCAATCAGCTGCAGCCCGGCAGCGTCGACCGTGTCGACCTCCCCGATCTGCAGTATAATGATGTGCTGTTTCTTCGGATTGGCCGGCAATTCCTGCCATACCCGTGAGACATGCTCGATCGTAAGATCCTTCGGAAGATTCACTACCTTCATGGTTTTGCTCATGCTGGCCTCACCGTCTGCATACTATCGTAACAGTATAGGGGGTTCAGCAGGCATTTGCCAATAAATCTGTCTGGGACAGCGATCCCGGTTTACAAAACATTGGTGGTTTCAATAAATACCGGCAGCATAACCGCACCATCCATGTAGCCCGACTGCCGTTTCCTGACCCTGAGCACCACCGCTGCTATACCACGATCCTCGTCATACTCCCAGCGCTGCAGGGTCACCGGATCTTGAGGGGACAACCCCGCTTCATCTGCAATAGAACCGGGCAGTACTCGCTCTACAGTGT comes from the Spirochaeta africana DSM 8902 genome and includes:
- a CDS encoding STAS domain-containing protein: MSKTMKVVNLPKDLTIEHVSRVWQELPANPKKQHIIILQIGEVDTVDAAGLQLIAAVLQWGRQHNLQVEFSGAVTAPLEIALLSAGFCREVPSEGQQLRSYLLSTVGGKYAG